The Saprospiraceae bacterium genome includes the window CTTCGCTGCAAGTATCTTTTAGGTCTTGTAGGGCTTCTTTGCTTTCAACTTCCACGATGGTTCCATCTTCTAGTTTCACCTGTAAAGGGAAGGTCAAGGTTGGACGACCCATCGAACCACCATTATTGGCACGCCATTCTCTAACCGCTTGCTTCAGCGCCATTCGGTCAGCTACTTCTACAGTGGAGTTATCTGGCAAGGTTAGGGTTAAAGGGAAAACCAGTCTAAAGCATCTTTCCCCCCGGCCATGATGCGGACGTCCTCCGAAATTTCGACGGCACTCTCTTCGGACATCCAGCAGCTCTTCTTTGGAGTTAATCGTTACAATTTCTCCATCTTCACTTACAATTTCTAGTGGAAAGCTCAACGCCGGACGTTCTGTTGCATCAGGATTGGCTTCTTTCCAATCACGGATGATGGTTTTTAGTTCATCATAGTCATTGGCACTTGCAGTTGATTCATCTGAGAATTCGATCGTAATAGGGAAGACCAATTCAAAACAGCCACCTCTACCGCATCCTGACCGTTCCTGGATTTCGAATATGGCCTGTGTAGTGTAGGCGATGGTTTCTTCGCTGTTGACTGTATCGGATTTTTCACAGGAAGCAAAGACAAAAGATAAGCCAAGGGCAAGCGCAAATAACCAACTTAGTTTAAATGATTTCTGAATCATGATCTTTTTGTTTTTTGATTTTTTTCTGAATGAATTACATAGGGATAAGCAGGGAACCACCATTTTGTACTGATCATAATTCTTAAAATTTTGTTAAAATTTGAAAAAAATAAAAATGCTCGCTGTTTTTATTTTGCCCAAAGTGATAAATATTCTATCCTAACCCGGCGTTGAAGGGGTTCTAACAATTGATATTCTTAATACTGCATTACAACTAACATACTACAAGCTTTAAAAACGTTTTTAGCTGACTTCCTTGAGGTTAGCGAATCTAATTTTTGAAAGCTTGGCATTTGAAGGTTAAGCGTTAAGTCCATTTTTTTGAAAACTGGATGTGCTATTATCTCACTATGGGTAGCGGCTTTTTATGCTTTTTTGCAACTGTTTTTTTTTGGGTATTTATGCAACTTATTGTCTTATAGGTCAGTAGAATAAAGTGACTCCCCTCTTATTTGATTAAAAAATATATACAAATTCAATAAAATATTTCTTTATTATATGTTTTTTAATTATATTTGTAAAAATAAAAACCCAAACATTAACTAAAAAAAGTCTACGCTATGAGACTGATAACCTTCAACCAAGCATTGATATCCCCGTTTCCTACTACTACCGAAATCTTAATCAAAGAAAAATAGGTAATACTCCCCCCCAGTAATATTTTTACTTTTTCTTCTGGAATTTTGAACAGACCCACACCAGTTTTTAATTAACTAAGCTTATTTGTTGAATATCATCGTCTATTGGTATTCATAAAATGGTATACCCATGCTAATTGGTTTACTTTATCCTCTTGCTTTTGTTGGATAACAGCTGCATAGGATATTTAACGGAACAAGGTATTGCGCCTTTTCCACCGGCATATCGTGTACCTGAATGCTGACGATTATACATGCACTTATTAACCCTAGGCCTGCATCATGGCAGCGCTATATTTTTCTTAATCCTAAAATTTATTAAAAATGACTGTGAAACAAATTAAAATGCATTTGGCAAAACTAGAAGTCCTAACCGCAGAACAACAAAAAGCCGTCAAAGGCGGCCGTGGCCGAGGACATGGCCGAGGCCGTGGTCGAAATAGGGGCACTAATGGCGTTGATGATACAACTACTGCCGCCGCAGACCCAGGTTGTCCTCCTGATTACGAAGAGTAATTGGCAGCCTGCAAACAAAGCGGCAGGTATCGTTTTTAAAATCAAAGCGCTAATTTTTTCTATTATTCTACAAAAAAAACATCATGTTGAAAAAGAAAATTGACTTTGGTAACAAAGAAGTTACCGTGCTAACCGATGAACAATTGAAAGCTGTAAAAGGTGGAAGGCGAAGAGGGGGGAATGACCTCGGAATGCCAGGCTGCCCACCAGACTATGAAGATTAAATAAAGGCAAGAAGAGGAGTTGCTTTTTTAGATAGCTCCTCTTCTCCTAATTATACAACAAGTGAACGATGAGATAACCTAAAGTTTATTTTAGCTTAATCCCCTAACAATATGTTAGGCAAATGCCAAATAATGAAGACTTTACAATTGGTTTTGGTCTTGGCATACTTTAGTTGTTGCCTACTTTTTTCTGCCTGTGATCAAACCTCGAATTTTGAGCAAAACGCAGCGGTGACACCCGTGGTTCAGGAGTCGATGGATAAGGGTAATGAAGCCTTCAAGCAGGAAGATTATAAAACTGCGATTGATTATTATTTAAGGTTATTAAAAATACTTGAACCCCAAGGAAACCTTAAAATTTATCCGGAAATTTTAGTGCAATTAGGAACATCTTACTTTAAACTCCAGGATTACGACAAAGCCTTAGACTATTATTATTTATTTTTGGAACTACCACAAGTACAATCTTCTCCTAAAGAAAAAGCAAAGGGGATCGGTTCAATTGCCTCCGTTCATCAGAAAGTAGGTAATTACGAAGACTCTTATCAACTCCAAATTGATGCTTTGAAAATAAGGGAAGCAGAAAATGATTCCGCTGGAATAGGAAGGTCCCTTTATGAATTGGGCACCTTGATGTTTTATCAAAAAAATTATGAATTGGCCCGCGAATATTACCAGTCTTCTTTGAATTTGTCCAAGGCCATGGGCAATAAAAAAGCGACTCTTTCTTGCCTCAATGCGATGGGCACAACTTACCAGGGGCTAGATAGTACCAACCTAGTTTTACCTTACCTAGAAGAGGCTTTAGCCTTGGCTAGGGAATTGGGCAAAAAATCTGCAGAAGCTTACGCATTGCACAATATCGGTGCTCATTATTTAGAAAAAAAGTCATTTTTCCAAACAGCAGAAGCTTATTTTTTAGAGAGCTATCAAATCAAGTTAGATTTGGATGATAAGTGGGGGCTTATTGGCAGTCATATTTATTTGGGCGATTTATACCTCAAGCAGTCTTTATTGGAAAAAGCCCGGTTGGAGTATGAAAAAGGACTAGCCTTAGCAGAAGAAATAGATTCTGATGTAAGAAAAGTTGCTTTATTGAACCGTTTGGCTGAAGTATATGAATTGAAGAAAGATTACCCTCAGGCATTGCTATTGAAGAATAAATACATTTCGCTAAATGAGTCCATATTAAATGAAAAGATGCTAGAAGAAATGGGTAATAAAAAAGCGCAGTATCTGCTTCAAAAGAAAGAGAAAGAT containing:
- a CDS encoding tetratricopeptide repeat protein: MKTLQLVLVLAYFSCCLLFSACDQTSNFEQNAAVTPVVQESMDKGNEAFKQEDYKTAIDYYLRLLKILEPQGNLKIYPEILVQLGTSYFKLQDYDKALDYYYLFLELPQVQSSPKEKAKGIGSIASVHQKVGNYEDSYQLQIDALKIREAENDSAGIGRSLYELGTLMFYQKNYELAREYYQSSLNLSKAMGNKKATLSCLNAMGTTYQGLDSTNLVLPYLEEALALARELGKKSAEAYALHNIGAHYLEKKSFFQTAEAYFLESYQIKLDLDDKWGLIGSHIYLGDLYLKQSLLEKARLEYEKGLALAEEIDSDVRKVALLNRLAEVYELKKDYPQALLLKNKYISLNESILNEKMLEEMGNKKAQYLLQKKEKDIAIFKEKARTKKLRSNFLLILSFFSICLVGLSYNSHTRLQFTKKLKEKNTEIQQQNQDLARKNDDLKKFAFIVSHDLKAPLRTIGSFTGLMRRRYFHLFDKNGQEYMDFITGGVKRMDQLLNDLLTYSQIENNEQESDWTETKDVVHNALSNLYFQIRNQKVAIKINEIALPRVRGNSAHLTQLFQNIIANGIKFRNGRDPQILIDCLQNEEKYTFAIKDNGIGIEEQYQEKIFRMFSRLHKVEEYEGTGIGLATCKKIVEKHGGKIWVESAPGQGSTFFFSLPKN